In Candidatus Desulfarcum epimagneticum, one genomic interval encodes:
- a CDS encoding hypothetical protein (Evidence 5 : Unknown function) gives MTKSNLEHNALIILGAPESGAFALTRTLNLLGVDLGKGKMIPADRRHIFGCWQNSEITRENEKLLDNLYSGFDDICPLPDGWQAAFPVLSHKQHILNIIERDFMDAPLWAVKDPLICRLASLWQNILDEIKARPLYLIMVRNPMEAAASLSEKEEFPLGKSYLLWLRYMLEAEKATRGKNRIFVSYESLLNNWKEVVKKIEQTFDLSFPVDMEEAAPDIENFLHGGLRRHIFDDAALENAEGISQPVKDAYAALKMAEKGYEKKCAEIMAGVHAELKKADLLYLSSFQELRDRYEITHISLTERNRDFERMEKEWQGSFHEVAEEVRALRDEWAEIRDAGRFAPSSSPPAKAPSGGGLWLLGKIITKCFKSPLMMVSSLSAGNFITLWKAMRAEDSRHINSNIETYLQAKKNRET, from the coding sequence ATGACAAAATCAAACCTCGAACATAACGCTTTGATCATTCTCGGCGCGCCCGAAAGCGGGGCGTTCGCACTCACCCGGACCCTGAATCTCCTGGGGGTTGACTTGGGAAAGGGAAAAATGATTCCCGCCGACCGGCGCCACATTTTCGGTTGCTGGCAGAACTCCGAAATCACAAGAGAAAACGAAAAGCTCCTGGACAATCTTTATTCGGGGTTTGACGACATATGTCCCCTTCCGGATGGCTGGCAGGCGGCTTTTCCTGTTTTATCCCACAAACAGCATATTTTGAATATAATAGAGCGGGATTTCATGGACGCCCCCCTGTGGGCTGTCAAAGACCCTCTCATCTGCCGTCTGGCTTCCCTGTGGCAAAATATCCTGGATGAAATAAAGGCCCGCCCCCTTTATCTGATCATGGTCCGGAATCCCATGGAAGCGGCGGCGTCTCTTTCTGAAAAAGAAGAATTTCCCCTCGGCAAATCATATCTTTTGTGGCTCAGATACATGCTGGAAGCGGAAAAGGCCACGCGGGGAAAAAACCGAATTTTCGTTTCATATGAAAGTCTTCTGAACAACTGGAAAGAGGTGGTTAAAAAAATAGAGCAGACATTCGACCTCTCATTTCCTGTGGACATGGAAGAAGCGGCCCCGGACATCGAAAATTTTCTGCACGGCGGCCTCCGGCGCCACATTTTTGATGACGCGGCCCTGGAAAACGCCGAGGGCATCTCTCAACCGGTCAAAGACGCCTATGCGGCCCTGAAAATGGCTGAGAAAGGCTATGAAAAGAAATGCGCCGAAATCATGGCCGGCGTCCATGCCGAACTAAAAAAAGCCGATCTTTTGTATCTTTCTTCTTTCCAGGAACTGCGGGATCGATACGAAATCACCCATATTTCCCTGACGGAGCGCAACCGGGACTTTGAGCGGATGGAAAAAGAATGGCAAGGCTCCTTTCATGAGGTGGCCGAAGAGGTCCGGGCATTGAGGGATGAATGGGCGGAAATCCGGGACGCCGGGCGTTTCGCGCCATCGTCCTCTCCTCCGGCAAAGGCCCCTTCCGGGGGCGGACTTTGGCTTCTTGGAAAAATCATCACCAAATGCTTCAAAAGCCCCCTGATGATGGTTTCCAGCCTGAGCGCCGGGAATTTCATCACGCTGTGGAAAGCCATGAGAGCGGAAGACTCGAGACATATCAATTCCAATATTGAAACATATCTCCAAGCCAAAAAAAATCGCGAAACATAA
- a CDS encoding conserved hypothetical protein (Evidence 4 : Unknown function but conserved in other organisms), with translation MKIYLKEKIGNPALFTGRKRELDSLLKWVEGIKPEISKSKAIISRRKTGKSALMQRLFNIIFHQSGQVVPFYFEIRETPQWIGGFAREFFFTFVSQYIAFKSRKPEYLKYRNNYDLLIKAAKKEGLDHLTRHIEDFEYSENREYFDELWEIAREAPRIIAQYKDERVLQMIDEFQFINRYIFRDKACKDRLSELAGSYLHTCEYKNAPMLVSGSWVGWLMEDLQKMLPGRFIIDDFGNMPKNEAIEMALNYSEIMQVPTNYDNACVIAELTEGNPFYISSLFQSVYRDKDFTAEQGIIDVLDFETRHKSGAIRGTWMEYILSATDRINDINGKKMILYICQKKEVTRDEIAEALKIDVKNGELEKRLKAFVKADIISQSSSIKYHAVRDNIFDKVFRGFYQEEIDNFNPEKIKDEYKALYKEVLGRFNKYKGEFSEYVIMNRLKHRAYKQNDLYISMMKNLPDDFQFAEYFTIWSYSASPAHKKELQVDVFAKATDDQYALIGEVKNRKKKFSLTEAKAFFAKASEVKELETLEKVVFFVFSTAGFYKTAIDFFKDNGIAWSADKRFFE, from the coding sequence ATGAAAATTTATTTAAAAGAAAAAATAGGCAACCCGGCCCTTTTCACTGGAAGAAAAAGAGAGCTGGACTCTTTGCTGAAATGGGTGGAGGGGATTAAGCCGGAAATATCCAAAAGCAAAGCCATTATTTCCCGCAGGAAAACCGGGAAATCGGCTTTAATGCAGCGGCTTTTCAATATCATATTTCACCAAAGCGGCCAGGTGGTTCCTTTTTATTTTGAAATACGGGAAACGCCTCAATGGATAGGCGGATTTGCCAGGGAATTTTTTTTCACATTCGTAAGCCAATATATTGCCTTTAAATCAAGAAAGCCCGAATACCTGAAATATCGAAATAATTATGATCTGTTAATTAAAGCGGCGAAAAAAGAGGGGCTCGATCATTTGACTCGACATATCGAAGATTTCGAATATTCCGAAAACAGGGAATATTTTGACGAATTGTGGGAAATAGCCCGGGAGGCCCCAAGAATCATAGCCCAATACAAAGACGAGCGCGTTCTCCAGATGATTGACGAATTCCAGTTCATAAACAGATATATTTTCAGGGATAAAGCATGCAAAGATCGCTTATCGGAGCTTGCCGGAAGCTACCTGCATACTTGCGAATACAAAAATGCTCCCATGCTCGTATCCGGGAGCTGGGTGGGATGGCTGATGGAGGATCTGCAAAAAATGCTGCCCGGCAGATTCATTATTGACGATTTCGGCAATATGCCTAAAAATGAAGCCATTGAGATGGCGCTCAATTATTCCGAAATTATGCAGGTTCCCACAAATTATGACAATGCATGCGTCATCGCGGAACTGACGGAAGGAAACCCTTTTTATATCAGTTCCCTTTTTCAGTCTGTTTACAGAGATAAAGATTTCACCGCAGAGCAGGGAATAATCGATGTTCTTGATTTCGAAACCCGCCACAAAAGCGGCGCCATACGCGGGACATGGATGGAATATATACTTTCCGCTACTGACAGGATAAACGATATAAACGGAAAGAAAATGATTTTATATATTTGTCAAAAGAAAGAAGTCACCCGGGATGAAATAGCGGAAGCTCTGAAAATTGATGTGAAAAACGGAGAATTGGAAAAACGACTCAAAGCTTTTGTCAAAGCCGATATAATCAGCCAGAGCAGCAGTATCAAGTATCATGCTGTCAGGGATAATATATTCGACAAAGTATTCAGGGGTTTTTATCAGGAAGAGATAGACAATTTCAATCCGGAAAAAATAAAAGACGAATACAAAGCCTTGTATAAAGAAGTATTGGGGAGATTCAACAAATACAAAGGCGAGTTTTCCGAATATGTCATCATGAATCGCCTCAAACATCGGGCATACAAGCAGAACGATCTTTATATATCCATGATGAAAAATCTGCCCGATGATTTTCAGTTTGCAGAGTATTTCACCATATGGTCATACAGCGCCTCTCCCGCTCATAAAAAAGAACTGCAGGTGGATGTGTTTGCCAAAGCGACTGATGACCAATACGCCCTTATCGGCGAAGTGAAAAACAGGAAGAAAAAATTCTCCCTGACAGAGGCCAAAGCTTTTTTCGCAAAAGCTTCGGAAGTCAAAGAACTGGAGACTCTTGAAAAGGTTGTTTTTTTTGTTTTTTCCACCGCGGGCTTTTACAAAACCGCCATTGATTTTTTTAAGGATAACGGGATCGCGTGGAGCGCCGACAAACGATTTTTTGAGTAG
- a CDS encoding conserved hypothetical protein (Evidence 4 : Unknown function but conserved in other organisms), with amino-acid sequence MRFFNTAGPSVCERHYCIEPLERFNLEEMLSLIDQQKYFVLHAPRQTGKTTCLLALMDYLNKEGKYKCLYINVEAAQGAREDVRRGIRAILNELGTMARLFLKDGFVKENQKNILEESGEDAALNEMLTLWAMESAKPIVLLMDEIDSLTGDTLISVLRQIRAGYAKRPAMFPQSIVLCGIRDVRDYRIHSSRQKEIITGGSAFNIKAKSLRLGDFSKKEVQTLYDIHTDETGQKFHDDAIDLAWDLTQGQPWLTNALAYEACFDMKEGRDRSIPVTAEMIARAKDNIILRRETHIDQLFDKLKEDRVKRVISPILTGTEMENMAWDDIQYLVDLGLIKKTGKGFVISNALYMEVIPRELTLITQENLAPRFDPAWYVAKDGVIEMKKLLEKFQQFFRENSEVWIERFDYKEAGPQLLLQAFLQRVVNGGGSIYREYGLGRRRTDLLLVWPHDKGEKRIVIELKILYKSLEKTIAEGLEQTFQYMDRCGAETGHLVIFDREENKSWDDKIFYRKDTFKGSPIGVWGM; translated from the coding sequence ATGCGTTTTTTCAACACAGCCGGGCCAAGCGTTTGCGAGCGGCATTACTGCATAGAGCCATTGGAGCGTTTTAACCTGGAGGAAATGTTGTCTTTAATAGACCAGCAAAAATACTTTGTCCTCCACGCGCCCCGCCAGACCGGCAAAACCACGTGTCTTTTGGCCCTGATGGATTACTTGAACAAGGAAGGCAAATACAAATGCCTGTATATCAATGTGGAGGCGGCCCAGGGCGCAAGAGAGGATGTTAGAAGGGGAATCAGGGCCATCCTCAACGAGCTGGGAACCATGGCCCGGCTGTTTTTAAAGGACGGCTTTGTTAAAGAAAATCAAAAAAACATACTCGAAGAAAGCGGAGAGGACGCCGCGCTTAATGAAATGTTGACCCTGTGGGCCATGGAAAGCGCCAAACCCATTGTTCTTCTGATGGATGAAATCGACTCATTAACAGGAGACACCCTGATTTCCGTCCTTCGCCAGATCAGGGCCGGATACGCCAAGCGCCCGGCCATGTTTCCCCAAAGCATTGTGCTTTGCGGAATTCGGGATGTGAGGGATTACAGGATTCATTCTTCGAGGCAAAAAGAGATCATCACCGGCGGAAGCGCGTTTAACATCAAAGCCAAATCCCTGCGCCTGGGGGATTTTTCAAAAAAAGAGGTTCAAACCCTGTATGACATACACACAGATGAAACCGGACAGAAATTTCATGATGACGCCATTGATCTGGCCTGGGATTTGACCCAGGGCCAGCCCTGGCTGACCAACGCCCTGGCCTATGAGGCATGTTTTGATATGAAGGAGGGCCGGGACCGGTCCATTCCCGTCACGGCGGAGATGATCGCCCGCGCAAAGGACAATATCATCTTAAGAAGGGAAACCCACATCGACCAGCTCTTTGATAAATTAAAGGAAGATCGGGTCAAAAGGGTGATCTCTCCCATTCTCACCGGAACCGAGATGGAAAATATGGCTTGGGATGACATTCAGTATCTTGTGGATCTGGGGCTTATCAAAAAAACAGGCAAAGGCTTTGTGATATCCAACGCCCTGTATATGGAGGTCATCCCCAGGGAATTGACCCTTATCACCCAGGAAAACCTGGCGCCGCGATTTGATCCGGCATGGTATGTCGCAAAAGACGGCGTCATTGAAATGAAAAAACTGCTGGAAAAATTTCAACAGTTTTTCAGGGAAAACTCGGAAGTGTGGATCGAGCGCTTCGATTACAAGGAAGCCGGCCCCCAACTGCTCCTGCAGGCGTTTTTGCAGCGCGTCGTAAACGGCGGGGGGTCCATATACAGGGAATACGGCCTTGGCAGAAGGCGGACTGATCTTTTGCTCGTGTGGCCCCATGACAAAGGCGAAAAACGGATTGTGATCGAACTCAAAATACTTTACAAAAGCCTTGAAAAAACGATTGCCGAAGGGCTTGAGCAGACGTTCCAATACATGGACCGATGCGGCGCCGAAACGGGCCATCTGGTAATTTTTGACCGGGAAGAAAACAAATCCTGGGACGACAAGATATTTTACCGGAAAGACACATTTAAAGGATCGCCCATCGGGGTTTGGGGGATGTGA
- a CDS encoding hypothetical protein (Evidence 5 : Unknown function), translated as MNQTDIDEMLRSEFVLLFTGNFYPGFREPTQLIHALKALPEIKLIIIGDTSRFNWLFFGVCPQIKLLGVTDHAKCRRLQKQATMLVNIGNRQSYQTPGKLFEYFGAQRPVFHIAGRPDDDISLLLNKLNRGISVYNQSDQIAEALEIAYADWRKGALDQKFNLSLDTVKDYSWSANANCLYKKIKMLEKNE; from the coding sequence ATGAATCAAACCGATATTGACGAAATGCTTCGCTCCGAATTTGTTCTGCTTTTTACCGGGAATTTTTACCCCGGTTTCAGGGAACCCACACAGCTGATTCATGCATTAAAAGCCTTGCCTGAAATAAAATTAATCATAATCGGGGACACAAGTCGGTTTAATTGGTTATTTTTTGGTGTATGCCCTCAAATCAAATTATTGGGGGTGACAGATCATGCTAAATGCCGGCGGCTCCAGAAACAGGCGACGATGCTTGTCAATATTGGGAATAGACAATCATATCAGACGCCGGGCAAATTATTCGAGTACTTCGGCGCCCAAAGACCTGTTTTTCATATTGCCGGGCGCCCTGATGATGATATCTCTTTGTTGTTGAATAAACTGAATAGAGGAATCAGCGTCTATAACCAGAGCGATCAGATAGCCGAAGCCTTGGAAATCGCATATGCCGACTGGAGGAAAGGGGCGCTGGATCAAAAATTTAATTTGTCTCTGGATACGGTAAAAGATTATTCATGGAGCGCAAACGCAAATTGTTTATATAAAAAAATTAAAATGTTAGAAAAAAACGAATAA
- a CDS encoding conserved hypothetical protein (Evidence 4 : Unknown function but conserved in other organisms): MFVAFIGFNQNKGCDFMRKCILVLGMHRSGTSALAGILDRTGIHLGPELLPPGPDNPKGYYENKHINLFNEKILKQVGSSWDDLFFSDDQIHQVLEHEDELKSVISEQFGDRPVFAIKDPRICLLFPLYERVLKTLGADIHVLMAFRHPLEAARSLEKRNGFSIEKGLLLWAGHFLRAEYHSRPYGRIWIDFDDLVKNPCLAADQISGKWGLGLSDAIARRKKEIEDFIDPGLKHHHVSPGKVPGNQTSGDDTADGVPDFIQKILKFRNDFDSVLALETLDSLRREFSRYEALLHPPELKKLPGTIHTNKKIMTKQAETLKANEKIRTRQAETLQVNEKTIAKQAESLEANQKTMARQAQTLQDKENILARQSNALESKKKAIAEQSQILRAKKLRIQDMENSLSWRLSKKCLNFGQRLFFMRPIISKAMSFDKWLKARRDVRIPPEKKRL, from the coding sequence GTGTTTGTTGCGTTTATTGGATTTAATCAAAACAAAGGGTGTGATTTTATGCGAAAATGCATATTGGTTTTGGGAATGCACAGAAGCGGCACATCCGCCCTGGCCGGGATACTGGACCGGACGGGGATCCACCTGGGGCCGGAGCTGCTTCCCCCCGGGCCGGACAATCCCAAAGGCTACTATGAAAACAAACACATCAACCTGTTCAACGAAAAAATCCTGAAACAGGTCGGCTCTTCATGGGATGACCTGTTTTTTTCCGACGATCAAATCCATCAGGTTCTGGAGCATGAGGACGAGTTAAAGTCCGTCATTTCAGAACAGTTTGGAGACCGACCGGTTTTTGCCATCAAGGACCCGAGAATCTGCCTGCTGTTTCCCCTGTATGAAAGGGTCTTGAAAACGCTGGGCGCGGACATCCATGTCCTCATGGCCTTCCGCCATCCCCTTGAGGCGGCCCGGTCGCTTGAAAAAAGAAACGGTTTTTCCATCGAAAAAGGCTTGCTTTTGTGGGCCGGACATTTTCTCCGGGCGGAATATCACAGCCGGCCATACGGACGGATATGGATCGACTTTGACGATCTGGTGAAAAATCCCTGTCTCGCGGCGGATCAAATCTCGGGAAAATGGGGCCTTGGCCTGTCCGACGCCATCGCCCGGAGAAAAAAAGAAATCGAAGATTTTATTGATCCCGGCCTGAAACATCACCATGTGTCACCGGGAAAAGTCCCCGGGAATCAAACATCCGGGGATGACACGGCTGACGGAGTTCCTGATTTCATTCAAAAAATTCTGAAATTCCGAAACGATTTTGACAGCGTGCTCGCGCTTGAGACATTGGATTCCTTAAGGCGGGAATTTTCCCGGTATGAGGCCCTGCTGCATCCCCCGGAGCTGAAAAAACTTCCCGGAACCATTCATACTAATAAAAAAATCATGACGAAACAGGCCGAGACACTGAAGGCCAATGAAAAAATCAGAACCCGGCAGGCCGAAACCCTCCAAGTCAATGAGAAAACCATCGCCAAACAGGCCGAAAGCCTTGAAGCCAATCAAAAAACCATGGCCCGGCAGGCTCAGACCCTGCAAGACAAAGAAAATATCCTGGCTCGGCAGTCAAACGCTCTGGAATCCAAAAAAAAAGCCATAGCCGAACAATCACAAATCCTGCGAGCCAAAAAACTCCGGATTCAGGATATGGAAAACAGCCTTTCTTGGCGATTAAGCAAAAAATGCCTTAACTTTGGCCAACGCCTTTTTTTTATGCGGCCTATCATCTCAAAGGCCATGTCTTTTGATAAATGGCTTAAAGCGCGCCGCGACGTTAGAATTCCCCCGGAAAAGAAGCGTCTTTGA
- a CDS encoding conserved hypothetical protein (Evidence 4 : Unknown function but conserved in other organisms), with the protein MKLLLIAYEYPPILGPQSLRWFYLANELVAAHDDLRLHVLTADIKDIWGFSGVIHQKIKVRRVFPGPFIGLSGWLATRMRKKQKTFPTFLTGKTGLLTKIYLCLRQILNQVIFPDVRTEWLPFAWIAMKRLMKQHDFDVVISAYEPGVNLMLGWLNKKKHRNKTWILDMADPLITPYTPKWRLPLDKMMEKKICRMADHILVTTPELIFLFNKRHGIPTHKFTVIRQGF; encoded by the coding sequence ATGAAATTGCTCCTCATTGCCTATGAATACCCCCCCATATTGGGGCCCCAGTCGCTTCGCTGGTTTTACCTGGCCAATGAACTGGTGGCCGCCCATGATGACTTGAGACTGCATGTGTTGACAGCCGATATCAAGGATATATGGGGTTTTTCAGGGGTAATTCATCAGAAAATCAAGGTGCGCCGCGTTTTCCCCGGGCCATTTATTGGTTTGTCGGGTTGGCTGGCCACCCGAATGAGAAAAAAACAGAAGACCTTTCCCACATTTTTGACCGGAAAAACCGGTTTATTAACAAAAATTTATTTGTGTTTAAGGCAAATTTTGAATCAAGTGATATTCCCGGATGTCCGCACTGAGTGGCTACCTTTTGCATGGATCGCAATGAAACGCTTGATGAAACAACATGATTTTGATGTTGTGATCAGCGCATATGAACCCGGGGTCAATCTGATGCTGGGTTGGCTGAATAAAAAAAAACACCGAAACAAGACATGGATACTGGATATGGCTGATCCGCTGATCACTCCCTATACCCCGAAATGGCGTTTGCCCCTCGATAAAATGATGGAAAAAAAAATATGCCGAATGGCGGATCATATCCTTGTGACAACGCCAGAACTGATTTTTTTGTTTAATAAGCGACATGGCATTCCCACGCACAAATTCACGGTTATCCGCCAGGGATTTTAA
- a CDS encoding hypothetical protein (Evidence 5 : Unknown function), producing MSKIRKIFRKNVMRKITEMQLKIDQVPISDIEIDLHSRDKIPQLLLGLQAIDSNRKLRDDVFEF from the coding sequence ATGAGTAAAATCCGAAAAATCTTCAGAAAAAATGTTATGCGAAAAATCACAGAAATGCAACTGAAAATTGACCAGGTCCCCATTTCAGACATTGAAATTGATCTTCATTCCCGTGATAAAATTCCGCAATTATTGCTGGGATTGCAGGCAATAGACTCGAATCGAAAACTGCGCGATGACGTTTTTGAATTTTGA
- a CDS encoding conserved hypothetical protein (Evidence 4 : Unknown function but conserved in other organisms): MKIYLKEKIGNPAFFTGRKRELDSLLKWVEGIKPEISKSKAIISRRKTGKSALMQRLFNIIFHQSGQVVPFYFEIRETPQWIGDFAREFFFTFISQYIAFKSRSPGYLNYINDYDTLIDAAKKEGLDFLVKHIEHFESQEKREYFDTLWHIAREAPRSIAQYKDERVLQMIDEFQFINRYIFRDKACKDRLSELAGSYLHTCEYKNAPMLVSGSWVGWLMEDLQKMLPGRFIIDDFGNMPKNEAIEMALNYSEIMQVPTNYDNACVIAELTEGNPFYISSLFQSVYRDKDFTAEQGIIDVLDFETRHKSGAIRGTWMEYILSVTDRINDINGKKMILYICQKKEVTRDEIAEALKIDVKNGELEKRLKAFVKADIISQSSSIKYHAVRDNIFDKVFRGFYQEEIDNFNPEKIKDEYKALYKEVLGRFNQYKGEFSEYVIMNRLKHRAYKQNDLYISMMKNLPDDFQFAEYSTIWSYSASPAHKKELQVDVFAKATDDQYALIGEVKNRKKKFSLTEAKAFFAKASEVKELEILDKVLFFVFSAAGFYKTAIDFFKDNGIAWSADKRFLE; encoded by the coding sequence ATGAAAATTTATTTAAAAGAAAAAATAGGCAACCCGGCCTTTTTCACGGGAAGAAAAAGAGAGCTGGACTCTTTGCTGAAATGGGTGGAGGGGATTAAGCCGGAAATATCCAAAAGCAAAGCCATTATTTCCCGCAGGAAAACCGGGAAATCGGCTTTAATGCAGCGGCTTTTCAATATCATATTTCACCAAAGCGGCCAGGTGGTTCCTTTTTATTTTGAAATACGGGAAACACCTCAATGGATAGGCGATTTTGCCAGGGAGTTTTTTTTCACATTCATAAGTCAATATATCGCGTTTAAATCCAGAAGTCCTGGATACCTCAATTATATTAATGATTATGACACATTAATCGACGCCGCGAAAAAAGAGGGTCTGGATTTTCTGGTTAAACACATCGAACATTTTGAAAGCCAGGAAAAAAGAGAATATTTTGACACATTGTGGCATATAGCAAGAGAGGCCCCCCGATCCATAGCCCAATACAAAGACGAGCGCGTTCTCCAGATGATTGACGAATTCCAGTTCATAAACAGATATATTTTCAGGGATAAAGCATGCAAAGATCGCTTATCGGAGCTTGCCGGAAGCTACCTGCATACTTGCGAATACAAAAATGCTCCCATGCTCGTATCCGGGAGCTGGGTGGGATGGCTGATGGAGGATCTGCAAAAAATGTTGCCCGGCAGATTCATTATTGACGATTTCGGCAATATGCCTAAAAATGAAGCCATTGAGATGGCGCTCAATTATTCCGAAATTATGCAGGTTCCCACAAATTATGACAATGCATGCGTCATCGCGGAACTGACGGAAGGAAACCCTTTTTATATCAGTTCCCTTTTTCAGTCTGTTTACAGAGATAAAGATTTCACCGCAGAGCAGGGAATAATCGATGTTCTTGATTTCGAAACCCGCCACAAAAGCGGCGCCATACGCGGGACATGGATGGAATATATACTTTCCGTTACTGACAGGATAAACGATATAAACGGAAAGAAAATGATTTTATATATTTGTCAAAAGAAAGAAGTCACCCGGGATGAAATAGCGGAAGCTCTGAAAATTGATGTGAAAAACGGAGAATTGGAAAAACGACTCAAAGCTTTTGTAAAAGCCGATATAATCAGCCAGAGCAGCAGTATCAAGTATCATGCTGTCAGGGATAATATATTCGACAAAGTATTCAGGGGTTTTTATCAGGAAGAGATAGACAATTTTAATCCGGAAAAGATAAAAGACGAATACAAAGCCTTGTATAAAGAAGTATTGGGGAGATTCAACCAATACAAAGGGGAATTTTCCGAATATGTGATCATGAATCGCCTCAAACATCGGGCATACAAGCAGAACGATCTTTATATATCCATGATGAAAAACCTGCCCGATGATTTTCAGTTTGCAGAGTATTCCACTATATGGTCATACAGCGCCTCTCCCGCTCATAAAAAAGAACTGCAGGTGGATGTTTTTGCCAAAGCGACTGATGACCAATACGCCCTTATCGGCGAAGTGAAAAACAGGAAGAAAAAATTCTCCCTGACAGAGGCCAAAGCTTTTTTCGCAAAAGCTTCGGAAGTCAAAGAACTGGAGATTCTTGACAAAGTTCTTTTTTTTGTTTTTTCCGCCGCGGGCTTTTACAAAACCGCCATTGATTTTTTTAAGGATAACGGGATCGCGTGGAGCGCCGACAAACGGTTCCTGGAATAA
- a CDS encoding putative UDP-N-acetylglucosamine 2-epimerase (Evidence 3 : Putative function from multiple computational evidences): protein MKKIIAIIGTRPEAIKMAPVIFMLKNRKWAKVCVVATAQHREMMDQALSLFGITPDLDLNLMKPHQTLPELTAKLLTELDKVFCAETPDAVLAQGDTTTVMTAAMASFYRHVPFGHVEAGLRTGNLADPFPEEMNRVVVGRLARWHFAPTESARENLLAEGINKKHIHFTGNTVIDALLRVKKEKRVLDMPLAPNKRFILLTVHRRKNFGKPMGKIMRAVLELLEKNKDIQVLYPRHPNTDATKLSCHKALMGHPRFFLSNPLDYMSFIMAMKKSYMILTDSGGVQEEAPFFAKPTLVLRNETERPEGVREGVARLVGAETERIVSQAQKILDDKDEYIKMAKGISPYGDGHAAGRIVEILKRDLAESEDQ, encoded by the coding sequence TTGAAAAAAATAATCGCGATCATCGGCACGCGGCCAGAAGCCATAAAAATGGCGCCGGTTATTTTTATGCTAAAAAATCGAAAATGGGCAAAAGTTTGTGTGGTGGCCACTGCCCAGCACAGAGAGATGATGGATCAGGCGTTGTCCTTATTTGGAATAACGCCTGATCTGGATTTAAATTTGATGAAACCCCATCAAACTCTTCCGGAATTAACCGCGAAACTGCTGACGGAACTGGACAAGGTTTTTTGCGCTGAAACGCCGGATGCCGTCTTGGCCCAGGGGGATACGACAACAGTGATGACAGCGGCTATGGCAAGTTTTTATCGGCATGTTCCTTTTGGGCATGTTGAGGCAGGGTTGCGCACGGGGAATTTGGCGGATCCCTTTCCTGAAGAGATGAACAGAGTTGTCGTTGGACGTTTGGCGCGCTGGCATTTTGCCCCGACGGAAAGCGCCCGGGAAAATTTGTTGGCTGAAGGCATAAATAAAAAACATATTCATTTTACCGGAAACACGGTGATAGACGCCCTGCTCCGAGTGAAGAAAGAGAAACGCGTCCTTGATATGCCATTGGCCCCAAATAAGCGTTTTATATTGCTCACAGTCCATCGACGTAAAAATTTTGGCAAGCCCATGGGGAAAATTATGCGGGCTGTTTTGGAACTGTTGGAGAAAAATAAAGACATCCAGGTCCTTTATCCCCGGCACCCCAATACCGATGCCACAAAATTGTCCTGCCATAAGGCATTGATGGGTCATCCAAGATTTTTTTTGTCAAACCCGTTGGATTATATGTCGTTTATCATGGCAATGAAGAAATCTTATATGATTCTCACCGATTCGGGAGGCGTTCAGGAAGAGGCGCCGTTTTTTGCAAAACCGACCCTTGTTCTGCGAAACGAAACGGAACGACCCGAAGGCGTTCGGGAAGGCGTGGCGAGATTGGTGGGCGCGGAAACTGAACGAATTGTGTCCCAAGCACAAAAAATATTGGATGACAAGGATGAGTATATAAAAATGGCTAAAGGCATTTCTCCCTATGGTGACGGGCATGCGGCCGGTCGAATCGTGGAAATTTTAAAACGGGATTTGGCCGAAAGCGAGGATCAATGA